The following proteins are co-located in the Athene noctua chromosome 16, bAthNoc1.hap1.1, whole genome shotgun sequence genome:
- the CCN5 gene encoding CCN family member 5 isoform X1 has protein sequence MRLQLEKQLLFLSFLCILSKVCAQLCRRPCYCPWVPPRCPRGSPLVLDGCGCCKICARRLGEPCDFLHVCDQSQGLVCDYSMAPAGTGATCNFEDNEEGCEVNGRVYRDGEVFQPSCKLQCRCLDGGFTCVPLCQEDVRLPTPDCPYPRRVEVPGKCCPEWICEARDQHLLRDAGAAPRAASPPLPYPCQEWSTEWSACSVTCGLGFSARVSNQNRYCRLETQKRLCMARPCPALPAASPVRGRGGRL, from the exons ATGAGGCTCCAGCTGGAGaagcagctcctcttcctctccttcctctgcatcCTCTCCAAG GTGTGTGCCCAGCTGTGCCGGAGACCATGCTACTGCCCCTGGGTGccaccccgctgcccccgcgGGTCTCCCCTGGTCCTGGACGGCTGCGGCTGCTGTAAGATCTGCGCCCGGCGCCTGGGAGAGCCCTGTGACTTCCTCCATGTCTGCGACCAGAGCCAGGGCCTCGTCTGCGACTACAGCATGGCACCGGCCGGGACAGGAGCCACCTGCAACT TTGAAGACAACGAGGAGGGCTGCGAGGTGAACGGACGGGTCTATCGAGACGGGGAGGTTTTCCAGCCCAGCTGCAAACTCCAGTGCCGCTGCCTGGATGGGGGCTTCACATGTGTCCCGCTCTGCCAGGAGGATGTCCGGCTGCCCACCCCAGACTGTCCCTACCCACGGCGCGTGGAGGTCCCAGGGAAGTGCTGCCCTGAGTGGATCTGTGAAGCTCGGGACCAGCACCTCCTCCGGGATGCTGGGGCAG CCCCCAGGGCAGCATCCCCACCACTGCCATACCCCTGCCAGGAGTGGAGCACGGAGTGGAGCGCCTGCTCGGTCACCTGTGGCTTGGGCTTTTCTGCCCGTGTCTCCAACCAGAACCGCTACTGCAGGCTGGAGACTCAGAAGCGGCTCTGTATGGCCAGGCCCTGCCCGGCTctgccggcggcatccccggtg aggggaagaggaggtcGCTTGTAG
- the CCN5 gene encoding CCN family member 5 isoform X2 encodes MRLQLEKQLLFLSFLCILSKVCAQLCRRPCYCPWVPPRCPRGSPLVLDGCGCCKICARRLGEPCDFLHVCDQSQGLVCDYSMAPAGTGATCNFEDNEEGCEVNGRVYRDGEVFQPSCKLQCRCLDGGFTCVPLCQEDVRLPTPDCPYPRRVEVPGKCCPEWICEARDQHLLRDAGAEGKRRSLVAVPTPVAFRSQRLIPAKSLAQAHSTVVLVEMEDVSPGKLGKN; translated from the exons ATGAGGCTCCAGCTGGAGaagcagctcctcttcctctccttcctctgcatcCTCTCCAAG GTGTGTGCCCAGCTGTGCCGGAGACCATGCTACTGCCCCTGGGTGccaccccgctgcccccgcgGGTCTCCCCTGGTCCTGGACGGCTGCGGCTGCTGTAAGATCTGCGCCCGGCGCCTGGGAGAGCCCTGTGACTTCCTCCATGTCTGCGACCAGAGCCAGGGCCTCGTCTGCGACTACAGCATGGCACCGGCCGGGACAGGAGCCACCTGCAACT TTGAAGACAACGAGGAGGGCTGCGAGGTGAACGGACGGGTCTATCGAGACGGGGAGGTTTTCCAGCCCAGCTGCAAACTCCAGTGCCGCTGCCTGGATGGGGGCTTCACATGTGTCCCGCTCTGCCAGGAGGATGTCCGGCTGCCCACCCCAGACTGTCCCTACCCACGGCGCGTGGAGGTCCCAGGGAAGTGCTGCCCTGAGTGGATCTGTGAAGCTCGGGACCAGCACCTCCTCCGGGATGCTGGGGCAG aggggaagaggaggtcGCTTGTAGCTGTGCCCACCCCGGTTGCATTCCGGAGCCAACGCCTCATCCCGGCAAAGAGTCTGGCACAAGCCCACAGCACTGTGGTTTTGGTGGAGATGGAGGATGTGTCCCCTGGGAAACTGGGGAAGAACTGA